The Deinococcus hopiensis KR-140 sequence TGCTGACCGATCTGCCCTTCGCGGGAACGTTGGAGGTCCACCCGGACCGCTGCGGACGCTGCTTTCGGTGCGTAACCGCCTGCCCCACAAACGCCATCGGCCCTGACCGGGCCATAGACGCCCGGCGCTGCATCTCCTACCTCTCCATTGAGCACCGTGGGCCTGTACCGCACGAACTGCGCGCCGCCATGGGTGAGTGGCTCTTCGGATGCGACGTGTGCTCGGAAGTCTGCCCGTGGAGCGCGAAGGCCGGGCCGCTCGCCCGCCTGCTGAAGCCGGACCCCGAACTCGCGCACCCGGACCTCTCCGCCTTTTTTGGCGTTGGTGAGCGGCAGTTCGAGCGGCGTTTTGCTGGAACGGCCTTCCTTCGCCCCCGCCGCAAGGGGATGGCCCGCAACGCGCTGACCGTGCTGGGCAACACCCGAGCGCCGCAGGGTTGGCCCCTGCTGCTCGCGGGGGTTGAGGACTCCGCCTGGGAGGTTCGGGAAGCGGCCGCCTGGGCGCTGGGCCAGTGGGGAGAGGCGGGGCCCCTCACTGGTCTCCTCTCCGATCCCCATGAGGTGGTGCGGGGAGCTGCTCAGGCAGCCTTGACTTGGGCTTCATAGGCCCTCAAAGGTGCAAGATCGCTCACGCTCTGCCCGCCTCCGGGCGTGTTCTGCTGCCGGGTATGGCGAACCTGACCGAGACGTTTATGCAAGCGCTGAGAAATACCGAGGACAGCCGAGATCCCGCCCCCCTCGCTGCGCTGTTCGCGGAGGACGCGTCGTTGCGCAACCTCACCACCCAGACGTGGACAGGCGTGGACGGCGCGCGCGAATTCTGGTCCGCCTATCTGGCGAACTTTCGGCGCATTCGCAGTGAGTTCACGCACCATACCGACGACGGACATACGGGCGTGATGGAGTGGGAGGCCACGGGGCAACTTGGCGACGGTACCGACATTGCTTACCGGGGCATCAGCGTCATTGAGCACGACGGGCAGAGTGTCCACGCCTTCCGCACCTACTACGATTCGGCGGCGTTCGTGAAGCCTGCGGTGCAAGGGGAAACGGGCGCGCGGTAGGGATCAACAAGTTCTGAAGCGGAGAGGGGGAGGAAGCCGCTACCATGCGGGGGATGCGCCCCCTCTTCCCGCTGTTTGCCTTGGCCCTGGCGCTGCCCCTCCTGAGTACCGGGGCGGGCGCGCTGCCCCAGAACGCACCCACCCTGCGCCCCCAGATTGCGGCCCGTTACACCCACGACCGCGCCGCCTTTACTGAGGGTCTGGAATACCAGGGTGGCGGCGTGCTGGCCGAAAGCACTGGGCTGCTGGGTGAGTCGGGCGTGCGGCGGGTGGAGCTCAAGAGTGGCAAAGTGCTGTCCCAGGCCGTCACGCCCATCGCCAACGCGTTTGGCGAGGGCGTGACTGTGTTGGACAGCGTGATGTACCACCTGACCTGGCAGACGGGCGTGGCCTTCGCCTTCGACGCTGCCACGCTGCGCGAAGTGGGGCGCTACCGCTACCGGGGCGAGGGCTGGGGCCTGACGAACGACGGCAGGAGCCTGATTATGAGCGACGGCTCCAGCACGCTGTTCTGGCGCGATCCCCGGACCTTTGGGGTCACACGCACCGTGCGTGTGACCGATGGGGGCCAGCCCATCAAGAACCTGAACGAACTCGAATACGTGGGGGGCAGCGTATACGCCAACGTCTGGTTGACCCCGCGCATCGCCCGCATCGACGCGAAGACGGGTCGGGTCACCGCCTGGATCGACGTGCAGAACCTGATGCAGGAGGCCAGCGACAGCGCTGGCGCTGCCGGGAAACCCCTGACCTTCGACGACGTGCCCAACGGTATCGCTTACGTTCCTGAGCGCGGCACGCTGCTGCTGACGGGCAAGCGCTGGCCCACGCTGTTTGAGGTGAAGGTGCCCGGCGTGAAACCTGGACTCCCAGGTGGAACCCAGGGCCGAGGAAGTCGCCGAGTCCATTGAAGCTGCTCTGGAGATTCACAGCGCAAAGCGAGAACCGAAACCCTCCTCTCCCGTTTCGGGTGCCTCCTCAAGCAGTTGAAACGTGAGGTGTAGCGTCCTTCGCCGGGGCCTTGCTCCAGCCGGGAAAGCCCCACGGGTCCGTCTGGGAGGGTGCATCCACCCGCGCCGGGTCATGCACGCGCACCTGGGGGGAAGACGGGCGCCGGGAACAGGGAGCGCACCGGGTTCAGGCTGACCCAGTGTGGCTCACGAACTCACCCCAGTCCAGGCCAGTCACCGGGGGGCATCGGCCCACAGCCCTCACGCGGCAGCGCATACACGAAGCTGGGGGAGCGCAGAGCGCGCCCTCCCGTTTCCTCCGGGTCCTGCAGGGCGAGGCAGAGTCTGCATCTGGAAGGCCATATCCAGCGTCCGTTTCACCCGGAGACCACGCAGGGCGTATACCATCGCCCACCGGACGCCGCGAAAACTCCGTGGGCTTGCTGAAATCGTCGGCGCTGAGGTCATGCGGTGTGCACGGACCGAACTCGCTCAAGTCGCTCCGGTCTGCACCGTGCGGCAAAAACCCTTGCCACGCTGCCGACCACTCCGGAAAACAGCCAGCGCGGAACGCCCGAGGGCAGCAAGCAGATCAGGGTTACTGACCTGCTGCACGTCCTCGAAAGCCCGCACGGCATCCTCCGGCAATTTGACCCTCGGGGCTGCCTCCATCCATGGGCGCATGGTTCCGGCCTACTCTCCAGGCAGGCCGGGCCTGGAGAGTAGGGCCACCGAGACAAACTGTGTAGACGGACAAAGCGTTGTAGGACCGGCAACCGCGCGGGACGCTGCTCGGCCCACGGTCCACCCTGAACCACCCCGGAGGGCCCCCATGAATCCTGAGCTGCCGCGCGGCAACCTCGGCCTGATCCTGCTCTCCATCCTGGAGACGCGGCCCCGGTACGGCTTTGCCATTATTCAGGCGGCGCGAGCGAACCGGTGGGACTTCGATTTCAAGGAAGGCAGCCTGTACCCGGGGCTGCACCGGCTGGAAGGCGAGGGTTTGCTCGCGCCGCAGGACGGGCGAGGTGGGCGCAATGGCGAGCCCCGCAAGTACTACGCGCTGACCGACAAGGGCCGTGAGCGGCGGTGGGTCAAGCGGGAGGAATGCAGCGCCTTCACGGGCGGGGTGCAGCGCCTGCCCACCTCCGGCGTGTCACCTGGGGCCTGCCTGGCGGCAACAGAAAGTGTGGGACGAACTCGAAGAACACGTGGTGACGCGGGCCAATCACCCGTCTTTAAGCGGCACGCCCTCTGAAACGGCCCTCTCAGGCGCTGCGCGAACTTGGCCCGCCGACCTGCGTGAGCGGCGGAATGCTCCCCGTGTAGCTGATGCCCAAAGTGATTCGGGCGGCGGCAGCTGCCGCTGTGGCGGCGAGTGCGGGCGGTGCAGGCAGTGGGAGCGTGACGCAGCCGGTCCTGACGCAAGGCCCAATCAACCCCCCCCTGTGTTCAGGGAACGAAGCCGGTAGGCATCAACCTCACGGTTGTCCGCGAGAAAGACGGTGTTGCCCGCGCTACCTTCAGTGACAAAGCCGCTTACCGGGAAGATTTGCTCCCGCTGGGTGCCCTTTGCGCAGCGATGTCTTCCCAGGGCGGGAGGGTACGGAAGTTGCCGGAGAACGTCGCGGTACTTCAGGTGAAGGATCCCGGTTCATCCGTGGTGAACCAACGGGCCAACCCGAGCGGCGCGGGCAGGAAAGACGGTGACGGAGAGGCGTGGAATCACCGCGGCCGAGCGGACTTGCAAAGCTGCGCAGCAGAGGGGACGGAACGGATGATCCGGAAACCGTATCACCCCGAAAGCGGCTCCACCGGGTGGAAGATTGGCCCCCTGTTTACCCGGTTTGGGGAGGGGTATGTCTGCGCTGCCCAGGTGTTCTCCTTTTCCGTCAGGGAAGAAAGCGGCGCTGTTTTGCAGGGGTCTGGCAAGCCTGTCTTGCAACTCGGGAACCTTTGCCCCCAGTTCGTCAACGGCACGGCCAGCACCGCCGGCAATGGCTTTTCCAATGGGAGCGGCCCTGAAGTTCAGCGGCTGGCCCGGGGCGAACAGTTCCTACAGCGTGAGTGATTGACGGTACCCGCACCATCCCGCCTCCCGGCAGGTGAAGCCGGGAGGCTCGGCGCGCCAGGGGGAGAACTATGCGGCCAATATCGCAGCGGTGGGGGCAGACGCGACGGTCATGCTCTTCAACAACCACCGCAAATTCCGCTTCGTCGCTGCTCCTGCCCAACCCGGTTCCTTTCTGAGCGGTGGCCGCATCAACGCGCTCCTCGTCCGCGTCACGGGCGTGCTCCTCAATAACCTCAAGTGGGGCATTTCCCTTCTCAATCAGGCCACCTCCGACGCTTCCAACTTGCCCCCTGCTCCGGGCCGCCGTCCACCTGCTCTTCCAGCAGGTACTGGAGGCGGGTCTGGGCGTTGTCCTGGCTCCCGTACACGCTCCGCAGCAGCTCGCCGCCTGGTGCAAAGGCCAGCCAGTGGGGCGTGCCCTCCGTTTCCCAGGCGAGGGCCAGATCACCGCTCAGGTCCAGCGCGACGGGAAAGGGGAGACGGGCGAAGTCGCGGGCAAACTTCAGAAGCGTCGGCTCCACGTCATTACGCGGCAGCAGGCGGTGGCCCCGGCTGGTGTGGATGGTCAGCAGGTGCGTCCGCTCCGTGAATTCGGCGTGCAGCCGCTTCAGGAAGGGAATGCCGCGTGACACGCACCCCGGACATTCGAGGTTGAAAAACATCACCAGACCAGGCCTGTCCCACTGTTCCGGTGGGGGCAACGGCTCACCGTATACGAAGTCTTGCGGAGCGGGCCAGTCCATAGGACAGGGTAACGCCGGCGCGGCGCGCGGCCTATGCTGGAGCCATGAAGCGCCTTTCGCTCGTGCTGCCTGCCCTGCTGCTCGCCTCGGTTTCCCACGCCGCGACGGTGGCGCAGGTGAAGGCCAAAGGCGTACTCGTGCTGGGCACCGATCCGACGTTTGCACCCTTCGAGTTCAAGGGGCCAGACGGGCAGATTCAGGGTTTTGACATCGACATTGCCCGTGCGGTGGCGAAGGATCTGGGGGTCAAGCTGGAGATTCGCCCTGTGGGTTTTGGCGCCCTGATGCCCCAATCCGTAACCTCCGGCCGGGTCGACATGGCGATGAGCGGCATCACGATCACGCCCGAACGGGCGAAGGTGGTGGCCTTCAGCGGGCCGTATTACCGGAGCGCGCAGGTGTTTATCGTGCGGGGCGGCAACCCCGGCAAGTTCACGTGGCCCAGTGACGTGAAGGGCAAGACCCTCGGCGTGCAGGCCAACACCACCGGGCAGTACACCGCCAACGGCATGCTGAAGCCCAAGGGCGCGGTGCTGAAGGTCTACGACGACTTTGCCGCGGGACTGGCCGACGTGCGCGCGGGCCGCATCACCGCGTTGATCGGGGACGCGCCCACCGTGGCGGACCTGGGCAAGCGGCTGCCAGGGCAGTTTGCGCAGGCGGGGCAGCCCCTCGCTGCTGAGGATTACGGCATGGTCTTTGCGAA is a genomic window containing:
- a CDS encoding ABC transporter substrate-binding protein gives rise to the protein MKRLSLVLPALLLASVSHAATVAQVKAKGVLVLGTDPTFAPFEFKGPDGQIQGFDIDIARAVAKDLGVKLEIRPVGFGALMPQSVTSGRVDMAMSGITITPERAKVVAFSGPYYRSAQVFIVRGGNPGKFTWPSDVKGKTLGVQANTTGQYTANGMLKPKGAVLKVYDDFAAGLADVRAGRITALIGDAPTVADLGKRLPGQFAQAGQPLAAEDYGMVFAKGSDLAAAANRTLARLKASGEYQKLLNTWIVQK
- the queG gene encoding tRNA epoxyqueuosine(34) reductase QueG, which produces MSAAELLSDLAVSLGADAVGWAAAQVPASAVAEYAGWLGAGRHAGMDYLERQLQARSDPGSRLAGAGSVLVLGVSHAFAQPPVPHGGIRVGRVARYAWTPDYHSQLQPLLTRLEEEAARLGVRARGYVDHGPVMERLFASGAFLGWRGKSGMTVSTRLGAFVTLAVLLTDLPFAGTLEVHPDRCGRCFRCVTACPTNAIGPDRAIDARRCISYLSIEHRGPVPHELRAAMGEWLFGCDVCSEVCPWSAKAGPLARLLKPDPELAHPDLSAFFGVGERQFERRFAGTAFLRPRRKGMARNALTVLGNTRAPQGWPLLLAGVEDSAWEVREAAAWALGQWGEAGPLTGLLSDPHEVVRGAAQAALTWAS
- a CDS encoding glutaminyl-peptide cyclotransferase → MRPLFPLFALALALPLLSTGAGALPQNAPTLRPQIAARYTHDRAAFTEGLEYQGGGVLAESTGLLGESGVRRVELKSGKVLSQAVTPIANAFGEGVTVLDSVMYHLTWQTGVAFAFDAATLREVGRYRYRGEGWGLTNDGRSLIMSDGSSTLFWRDPRTFGVTRTVRVTDGGQPIKNLNELEYVGGSVYANVWLTPRIARIDAKTGRVTAWIDVQNLMQEASDSAGAAGKPLTFDDVPNGIAYVPERGTLLLTGKRWPTLFEVKVPGVKPGLPGGTQGRGSRRVH
- a CDS encoding PadR family transcriptional regulator, which produces MNPELPRGNLGLILLSILETRPRYGFAIIQAARANRWDFDFKEGSLYPGLHRLEGEGLLAPQDGRGGRNGEPRKYYALTDKGRERRWVKREECSAFTGGVQRLPTSGVSPGACLAATESVGRTRRTRGDAGQSPVFKRHAL
- a CDS encoding peroxiredoxin family protein, coding for MDWPAPQDFVYGEPLPPPEQWDRPGLVMFFNLECPGCVSRGIPFLKRLHAEFTERTHLLTIHTSRGHRLLPRNDVEPTLLKFARDFARLPFPVALDLSGDLALAWETEGTPHWLAFAPGGELLRSVYGSQDNAQTRLQYLLEEQVDGGPEQGASWKRRRWPD
- a CDS encoding nuclear transport factor 2 family protein; amino-acid sequence: MANLTETFMQALRNTEDSRDPAPLAALFAEDASLRNLTTQTWTGVDGAREFWSAYLANFRRIRSEFTHHTDDGHTGVMEWEATGQLGDGTDIAYRGISVIEHDGQSVHAFRTYYDSAAFVKPAVQGETGAR